Proteins from a genomic interval of Methanohalophilus levihalophilus:
- a CDS encoding ArsR/SmtB family transcription factor yields MPKTMQQIVSIGEAISHPLRLRLLCMLSEREWYVYELAKELNVSRQVLYLHLKRLEKAGFVESDLRLEDDDMRAKKFFRLKGFDVSINIDDLKELF; encoded by the coding sequence ATGCCAAAAACAATGCAGCAAATAGTATCGATAGGGGAGGCCATTTCGCATCCCCTGAGGCTTAGGCTTCTATGCATGCTTTCAGAAAGGGAATGGTATGTATACGAGCTTGCCAAAGAGCTAAATGTCTCACGCCAGGTGCTCTACCTCCACTTAAAGCGTCTTGAAAAGGCAGGCTTTGTGGAAAGTGATCTTCGCCTTGAAGATGACGATATGCGAGCCAAGAAGTTCTTTCGGCTCAAAGGCTTCGACGTTTCTATTAATATTGATGATTTGAAAGAGCTGTTCTAA
- a CDS encoding c-type cytochrome encodes MARTEIIILVLIGVALVMVGLMSQLQTSNVPPYHQYGWQEPGYMYPDDYDPSTDANIVPDFNSNGELIYYTGFNENGQKIPVTGGPHWLYVHGGSCVSCHGVDGKGGVPIMMGTSIPSDIRYETLTAEDEHEDEHDEHPPYTDETIKKAIRDGVNPAGEDLDYTMPEWDMSDEDLDDLIEYLKLL; translated from the coding sequence ATGGCAAGAACTGAGATTATTATTCTGGTATTAATTGGAGTTGCATTGGTTATGGTTGGGCTTATGAGTCAGTTACAAACTTCGAACGTTCCCCCATACCACCAATATGGATGGCAGGAACCCGGATATATGTATCCTGATGATTATGATCCGTCTACAGATGCAAATATTGTCCCCGATTTTAATTCCAATGGCGAGTTGATTTACTACACGGGATTTAATGAAAATGGTCAAAAAATACCGGTTACTGGAGGTCCTCACTGGCTATATGTTCACGGGGGCAGCTGCGTTAGTTGTCACGGAGTTGATGGTAAAGGTGGAGTTCCTATTATGATGGGAACTAGCATTCCTTCAGATATCAGGTATGAAACATTGACTGCTGAAGACGAGCATGAAGATGAACATGACGAACATCCTCCGTATACTGATGAAACAATTAAGAAAGCAATAAGAGATGGCGTAAATCCGGCAGGAGAAGATCTGGATTATACAATGCCTGAATGGGATATGTCTGATGAGGATCTGGATGATTTGATTGAGTACCTGAAACTGTTATAA
- a CDS encoding SHOCT domain-containing protein — MNSIGYYDGSHMFFGMLFWVLVIIAIALLFRWSNNQSQNNGEDQLSAFEIAKIRYAKGEITEEEFERIKTSLFSKKEEE, encoded by the coding sequence ATGAACAGTATTGGATATTACGACGGAAGTCATATGTTCTTCGGAATGCTATTTTGGGTTTTAGTTATAATAGCGATAGCTTTGCTCTTTAGGTGGTCTAACAACCAAAGTCAAAACAATGGGGAAGATCAACTTTCTGCATTTGAAATTGCTAAAATTCGGTATGCTAAAGGCGAGATCACTGAAGAGGAATTTGAAAGGATAAAAACTAGTCTGTTTAGTAAAAAAGAGGAGGAGTAA